A part of Streptomyces sp. NBC_01451 genomic DNA contains:
- a CDS encoding hydrogenase large subunit yields MRTVQDVPAAELPKRAESLLRDGHRLALIAAHHDADAVRLVHLFVSGPPDTRIELHVRLDPARPEMPSLAHLSFPAGRFEREMHDLHGIVPLDHPQPRRLVRHFHWPRGWYPMHPDAGNPPAFGEQEGPYPFLEVTGDGVYEIPVGPVHAGIIEPGHFRFSVVGETILKLKARLWFVHKGIEKLFQGRSIVGGLPLAERISGDTAVGHALAYCLAVEEATGTAVPEQAQCARALLLELERLHNHVADLGMLCNDVGHGILNAHAQRVRERLLRLNHTVTGHRLLRGGVVPGGSALHHLPSRTQLEAIGDDIHEIVRLALGHSTVHDRFTGTAILPAEAARDIGCLGYVARASGLAQDARIAHPFAPHGQPAEVPVHTSGDVLARFIVRAEEIDTALTLIRELLDCAESGVVLGHAATPGEGPRSGVGLVEGWRGTIATRVELAADNTLKRVKPVDPSFFNWPALPVALNGTIVPDFPLTNKSFNLSYAGNDL; encoded by the coding sequence ATGCGCACCGTGCAGGACGTCCCCGCCGCCGAACTGCCCAAGCGGGCCGAGTCGCTGCTGCGCGACGGACATCGTCTCGCCCTGATCGCCGCCCACCACGACGCAGACGCCGTACGTCTCGTCCACCTCTTCGTCTCCGGGCCGCCCGACACCCGCATCGAACTCCACGTGCGCCTCGACCCGGCCCGCCCCGAGATGCCCAGCCTGGCCCATCTCTCCTTTCCCGCCGGCCGGTTCGAACGCGAGATGCACGACCTGCACGGCATCGTCCCCCTCGACCACCCGCAACCGCGCCGCCTGGTACGCCACTTCCACTGGCCGCGCGGCTGGTACCCGATGCATCCCGACGCCGGCAACCCGCCCGCCTTCGGCGAACAGGAAGGGCCCTACCCCTTCCTTGAGGTCACGGGCGACGGCGTCTACGAGATCCCCGTCGGCCCCGTGCACGCCGGGATCATCGAACCCGGCCACTTCCGGTTCTCCGTCGTCGGCGAGACCATCCTCAAACTCAAGGCCCGCCTCTGGTTCGTGCACAAGGGCATCGAGAAGCTCTTCCAGGGCCGCAGTATCGTGGGCGGGCTGCCGCTGGCCGAGCGCATCAGCGGCGACACCGCCGTCGGCCACGCCCTCGCCTACTGCCTCGCCGTCGAGGAGGCCACCGGCACGGCCGTCCCCGAACAGGCCCAGTGCGCCCGCGCCCTACTCCTCGAACTCGAACGCCTCCACAACCACGTCGCCGACCTCGGCATGCTCTGCAACGACGTCGGACACGGCATCCTCAACGCCCACGCCCAGCGGGTGCGCGAACGCCTCCTGCGTCTCAACCACACGGTGACCGGGCACCGGTTGCTGCGCGGCGGCGTCGTCCCCGGCGGCAGCGCCCTGCACCACCTGCCCAGCCGCACCCAGTTGGAGGCGATCGGCGACGACATCCACGAGATCGTCAGACTGGCGCTGGGCCACTCCACCGTCCATGACCGCTTCACCGGCACCGCGATCCTGCCCGCCGAAGCCGCCCGCGACATCGGCTGCCTGGGCTACGTCGCCCGCGCCAGCGGCCTCGCCCAGGACGCCCGCATCGCCCACCCCTTCGCCCCGCACGGGCAACCGGCCGAAGTCCCCGTGCACACCAGCGGCGACGTCCTGGCCCGCTTCATCGTCCGCGCCGAGGAGATCGACACAGCACTCACGCTGATCCGGGAACTCCTCGACTGTGCGGAGAGCGGCGTGGTGCTCGGGCACGCCGCCACTCCCGGGGAGGGTCCCCGCAGCGGTGTCGGTCTCGTCGAGGGCTGGCGCGGCACCATCGCCACCCGCGTCGAACTCGCCGCCGACAACACCCTCAAGCGGGTCAAGCCGGTTGACCCGTCGTTCTTCAACTGGCCCGCGCTGCCGGTCGCGTTGAACGGCACGATCGTCCCCGACTTCCCGCTGACCAACAAGAGCTTCAATCTCTCCTACGCGGGCAACGACCTGTGA
- a CDS encoding pyridoxamine 5'-phosphate oxidase family protein: MTAVEPSRSRLVPMDPVEALALLAEAPFGRVVFSHQALPAIRPVNHLVEASGDIVIRTHTGMALLGRDALSAVVAYEADDLDPVTRTGWSVVVTGTASPVSDPAELARYQAALTSWVEADMEHVVRIRADLVTGYRLVRGETGS, translated from the coding sequence ATGACGGCTGTCGAACCATCGCGGAGCCGCCTCGTCCCCATGGACCCGGTAGAGGCACTGGCCCTGTTGGCCGAGGCGCCGTTCGGCCGCGTGGTCTTCTCCCACCAGGCGCTGCCAGCGATTCGCCCCGTCAACCACCTCGTTGAAGCAAGCGGCGACATCGTCATCCGTACCCACACCGGGATGGCGCTGCTCGGCCGTGACGCGCTGTCGGCGGTCGTGGCGTACGAGGCAGACGATCTCGACCCCGTCACGCGGACCGGCTGGAGTGTGGTGGTCACCGGCACCGCGTCCCCGGTCTCCGATCCCGCCGAACTGGCCCGCTACCAGGCCGCGCTCACGTCCTGGGTGGAGGCGGACATGGAGCATGTGGTGCGGATCCGGGCCGACCTCGTGACCGGCTACCGGCTGGTGCGCGGCGAAACAGGCTCCTGA
- a CDS encoding DUF6126 family protein: MSDQTAHRPKGKKKAKARDRDGWIERGVMIRAGFYIFGTHIIAGWVMLLFYLGQHK, from the coding sequence GTGAGTGACCAGACGGCCCACCGGCCGAAGGGCAAGAAGAAAGCCAAGGCCAGAGACCGGGACGGTTGGATCGAGCGCGGGGTCATGATCCGGGCGGGCTTCTACATCTTCGGTACACACATCATCGCCGGATGGGTGATGCTGCTCTTCTACCTCGGCCAGCACAAGTAG
- a CDS encoding ATP-binding protein: MSVEMAPEAVTRAREAVTEGLAEVGVVAGSAFADAVLLVVSELVANVLRHAPRCPVADVELTVGAGHLVVGVADAEPRLPLLGPGEMGTGLRLVAELAAEYEGGIGAKLTVDREGKVVLVRFRMPS, translated from the coding sequence GTGTCTGTCGAGATGGCGCCGGAGGCGGTGACACGGGCTCGCGAGGCAGTGACCGAGGGCCTGGCCGAGGTCGGCGTCGTGGCGGGTTCCGCGTTTGCCGACGCGGTGCTGCTCGTGGTCAGTGAACTGGTCGCGAACGTGCTGCGGCACGCGCCGCGCTGCCCGGTCGCCGACGTGGAGCTCACGGTCGGAGCGGGGCATCTCGTCGTGGGCGTCGCTGACGCCGAACCCCGGCTTCCCCTCCTGGGACCCGGTGAGATGGGTACGGGGCTGCGCTTGGTGGCCGAGTTGGCCGCCGAGTACGAGGGCGGCATCGGCGCGAAACTGACCGTCGACCGTGAAGGCAAGGTCGTCCTGGTCCGGTTCCGTATGCCGTCGTAG
- a CDS encoding universal stress protein → MSQWLPRKRHSGERRPPLPDAAPDPGAALPLRHDPFRHAIVVGYSGSPSDERTLAYASGMAHRAGRGLVVVHVTHRLPSPSWWEGGEPMARLDLPEDNSQSLADTLARTGQLIQVPWVAVHTRGDICHELEEISRWYAADAIVVGASRSVTAKLFGRVGSRLARQPRHPVIVIP, encoded by the coding sequence ATGAGCCAGTGGCTACCGCGTAAACGCCACAGCGGCGAGCGCCGTCCGCCCCTGCCCGACGCGGCACCCGACCCCGGGGCGGCGCTTCCGCTCCGGCACGATCCCTTCCGGCACGCAATCGTCGTGGGATACAGCGGATCTCCCTCCGACGAGCGCACTCTGGCCTACGCCAGCGGCATGGCACACCGCGCCGGCCGGGGCCTGGTGGTCGTCCACGTCACCCACCGGCTGCCCAGCCCCAGTTGGTGGGAGGGCGGCGAGCCGATGGCCCGCCTCGACCTCCCCGAGGACAACAGCCAGAGTCTGGCCGACACCCTGGCCCGTACCGGGCAGCTCATACAGGTGCCCTGGGTCGCCGTCCACACCCGCGGCGACATCTGCCACGAACTCGAAGAGATCAGCAGGTGGTACGCGGCCGACGCCATCGTCGTCGGCGCCAGTCGCAGCGTCACCGCCAAGCTCTTCGGCCGCGTCGGCAGCCGCCTCGCCCGGCAACCGCGGCACCCCGTGATCGTCATCCCGTAG
- a CDS encoding CBS domain-containing protein — MPSSTHPTAADAMLAPEIQVSDHSSIDRALDVLRGSHTEFVPVRDDTGRCAGIVTRDQLAAHGAKPGYTENTRVRDMAHDHSAFARPGMPAADVTADLRERSLTALPVVDDDGFALGIVTATRLQTVLAASAGGTAEQP; from the coding sequence ATGCCCTCCTCTACGCACCCCACCGCCGCCGACGCGATGCTCGCGCCAGAAATCCAGGTCAGTGACCACAGCAGCATCGACAGGGCCCTCGACGTACTCCGGGGGTCGCACACCGAATTCGTCCCCGTCCGGGACGACACCGGGCGATGCGCCGGCATCGTCACCCGCGATCAGCTCGCCGCCCATGGAGCGAAGCCCGGGTACACCGAGAACACCCGCGTTCGTGACATGGCACATGACCACAGCGCGTTCGCGCGCCCCGGCATGCCGGCTGCGGACGTGACCGCCGACCTGCGTGAGCGCTCGCTGACGGCTCTGCCCGTCGTCGACGACGACGGCTTCGCCCTGGGCATCGTCACCGCCACCCGGTTGCAGACGGTTCTCGCGGCATCGGCAGGCGGTACTGCCGAGCAGCCCTGA
- a CDS encoding malic enzyme-like protein: MTESDHDPDTDLCRISADTDGLLSLLRLRTLLRERLGTELIHLGDPVLDAAATGKISQRLCVPVGTARERALLDTEADHRVIQHLILNPDSVDSCTGRRRRIALISNASAVADLGPLPAATVLPGLESTAAHLRRATGLDIHPLPVTAHTPQDLATTAAALAPGFAALCLSHTHPVYVAAVRAALEHTGTPVVDTTGHAHAVAVAAATLNALRHKAVPTRTARVILAGADRGGDLCGLLLALGVSSLTLHEPGAPPKDPARPADLLVDLTGLPAPEDGTPVLRASPQELPPLQGTAHRPHPLHALPALLATAAHTRRLTHHNLLTATRALAGLAGPGQLLPSIDQPGVAQALTAALARDPAHSTDA; the protein is encoded by the coding sequence ATGACCGAATCGGACCATGACCCCGACACCGACCTGTGTCGCATCAGCGCCGACACCGACGGCCTCCTCTCCCTGCTGCGGCTGCGCACGCTCCTGCGTGAGCGCCTCGGTACGGAACTGATCCACCTGGGCGATCCGGTCCTCGACGCCGCGGCCACCGGCAAGATCAGCCAACGGCTGTGTGTGCCCGTCGGCACCGCCCGGGAGCGTGCCCTGCTCGACACCGAGGCCGACCACCGCGTCATCCAGCATCTGATCCTCAACCCCGACAGCGTCGACTCCTGTACGGGCAGGCGCCGCCGTATCGCACTGATCTCCAACGCCTCCGCTGTCGCCGACCTCGGCCCCCTGCCCGCTGCCACCGTCCTGCCGGGCCTGGAATCCACCGCCGCCCACCTGCGCCGCGCCACCGGCCTGGACATCCACCCGCTGCCGGTCACCGCCCACACGCCCCAGGACCTGGCCACCACGGCCGCCGCACTGGCTCCCGGCTTCGCCGCACTGTGCCTCTCGCACACCCATCCCGTCTACGTCGCCGCTGTTCGCGCCGCCTTGGAACACACCGGCACTCCGGTAGTGGACACCACCGGCCACGCCCACGCGGTCGCCGTGGCCGCCGCCACCCTCAATGCCCTGCGCCATAAAGCGGTCCCCACGAGGACCGCCCGCGTGATCCTCGCCGGCGCCGACCGCGGCGGAGACCTCTGTGGCCTCCTCCTCGCCCTCGGTGTCAGCAGCCTCACCCTGCATGAACCCGGCGCACCCCCCAAGGATCCGGCCCGCCCCGCCGACCTTCTCGTCGACCTGACCGGCCTGCCCGCCCCCGAGGACGGCACGCCCGTGCTGCGCGCCAGCCCCCAAGAGCTGCCCCCGCTCCAGGGGACCGCCCACCGGCCGCACCCGCTCCACGCTCTTCCGGCCCTGCTCGCCACCGCTGCACACACCCGGCGTCTCACCCACCACAATCTCCTGACCGCCACCCGTGCCCTGGCCGGGCTGGCCGGCCCTGGCCAGCTGCTTCCTTCCATCGACCAACCCGGGGTCGCCCAGGCCCTGACCGCCGCGCTGGCCCGCGACCCGGCGCACTCCACCGATGCCTGA
- a CDS encoding MFS transporter codes for MTGTTEALDGSAAVDDAARGVTRPFYLYAVLANTLFQRGVFVIFLYQRGFSVGQVALLQTLLYLVSGLAELPTGVIADRIGRRASIVIGQMLTAGCLLGQVASSNYWVFLPLFIGQGVGMACVSGSDTALLYDLLVRRGATADYVRIKSRFTMLGTVTSGAAIVLGGQLQQISWGVVYVGSAACLVLAVVVLMSRVPEIRGADAVDEQDGAEEHGDATAWRAMLRVATPALVTLVMVSGLMHATLTPYIIFTQKTLSDQGAGTALVGVVIAAGFFAGGLTPLLSDRADRRIGYRAVVPVSLLTLAAALGLSGLGLVWVTIAAFLALVGIPEITAVIVDNVFNEAVPSRHRASLLSMIAFVESALIGIGYLVLGALMDEFGSSAGMATYAAVPLMACLLWLPVLVRGARVTTGIQKPADQKAS; via the coding sequence ATGACCGGCACCACGGAGGCCCTTGACGGGTCGGCTGCAGTCGACGACGCAGCACGAGGTGTGACGCGCCCGTTCTACCTATACGCCGTGCTCGCCAACACGCTGTTCCAGCGCGGCGTATTCGTCATCTTCCTTTATCAGCGAGGCTTCTCCGTCGGGCAAGTGGCCCTTCTGCAGACACTGCTCTACCTGGTGAGTGGACTCGCGGAGTTGCCGACGGGAGTCATCGCCGACCGAATAGGCAGGCGTGCCAGCATCGTGATCGGCCAGATGCTGACAGCCGGATGCCTGCTCGGTCAGGTGGCGTCCTCCAACTACTGGGTGTTCCTGCCGCTGTTCATCGGCCAGGGCGTGGGCATGGCGTGTGTGTCCGGTTCGGACACCGCCCTGCTGTACGACCTGCTCGTGCGTCGTGGGGCAACGGCCGACTACGTCAGGATCAAGTCCCGGTTCACCATGCTCGGGACGGTCACCTCGGGAGCCGCCATCGTCCTCGGCGGCCAACTGCAGCAGATTTCCTGGGGAGTCGTCTACGTCGGTTCGGCGGCGTGCCTTGTCCTGGCCGTGGTGGTGCTGATGTCACGGGTGCCCGAGATCCGTGGCGCGGACGCGGTGGACGAGCAGGACGGAGCCGAGGAGCACGGCGACGCCACAGCGTGGCGGGCGATGCTCCGGGTCGCCACGCCGGCGCTCGTGACGCTTGTCATGGTGTCCGGATTGATGCACGCGACGTTGACGCCGTACATCATTTTTACCCAGAAGACCCTCTCCGATCAGGGAGCGGGCACCGCATTGGTCGGCGTGGTCATAGCGGCGGGATTCTTCGCCGGCGGACTCACTCCGCTGCTGTCGGACCGCGCGGACCGGCGCATCGGGTATCGGGCCGTCGTCCCGGTGTCTCTCCTGACGCTCGCCGCGGCGCTCGGCCTCAGCGGCCTCGGCCTTGTCTGGGTCACCATCGCCGCGTTCCTGGCCCTGGTCGGAATTCCCGAGATCACCGCCGTGATCGTGGACAACGTGTTCAACGAGGCGGTGCCGTCGCGCCACCGGGCGAGCCTGCTGTCGATGATCGCGTTCGTGGAGTCGGCGCTCATCGGCATCGGCTATCTCGTCCTCGGCGCGCTCATGGACGAGTTCGGCTCCAGTGCGGGCATGGCCACCTACGCCGCGGTCCCCCTGATGGCATGTCTCCTGTGGCTCCCGGTGCTCGTCCGAGGGGCACGGGTGACCACCGGGATCCAGAAACCCGCCGACCAGAAGGCATCCTGA
- a CDS encoding cupin domain-containing protein, whose product MRPTNEDTVETARVLALWGHIMDDHELDRLGEVLTEDAVWDAGAFGLETAVGPAAVTAVLGGEGHARAHHTTNIVVSEGPGVHDLPRVCLDRPVVGGYLDPQLEQAGRRLGRQRVVRPPRRNTRMATTPRNADEHLRVCGLDLLMRHGSDGRPHDRGELTGCESKDGGVVMDRWVNAHEVELTPLPLEEGDILAGRPVAAARTLGEVGGAELGLWALTVGTVRDVEVDELFVVLEGDATVRFETGESIELTPGVVVRLHAGERTEWEVRSPLRKVYVSAG is encoded by the coding sequence ATGAGACCCACGAACGAGGACACCGTCGAAACAGCACGGGTGCTGGCCCTGTGGGGTCACATCATGGACGACCACGAGCTGGACCGGCTCGGCGAAGTCCTCACCGAGGACGCGGTGTGGGACGCCGGCGCCTTCGGTCTCGAAACGGCCGTCGGGCCGGCGGCGGTCACCGCGGTCCTGGGTGGCGAGGGGCACGCGCGGGCTCATCACACGACGAACATCGTCGTGTCGGAGGGCCCTGGCGTTCATGACCTGCCGCGGGTCTGCCTCGACCGACCCGTAGTGGGCGGGTACCTCGATCCGCAGCTTGAGCAAGCTGGTCGGCGGCTGGGACGTCAACGCGTCGTTCGACCGCCACGTCGAAATACAAGGATGGCAACCACCCCCAGGAATGCAGACGAGCACCTTCGCGTGTGCGGGCTCGACCTGCTCATGCGCCATGGTTCCGACGGCCGACCTCATGATCGAGGAGAACTGACAGGATGTGAATCCAAGGATGGTGGTGTCGTGATGGACCGTTGGGTCAATGCACACGAGGTCGAGCTCACCCCGTTGCCGCTGGAGGAGGGCGACATCCTCGCCGGACGCCCAGTGGCAGCCGCGAGGACTCTGGGTGAGGTGGGCGGCGCGGAACTCGGCCTGTGGGCATTGACCGTCGGCACGGTCCGCGATGTCGAGGTCGACGAGCTCTTCGTCGTACTCGAAGGAGACGCGACCGTGCGATTCGAGACCGGGGAGAGCATCGAGCTCACCCCTGGCGTCGTCGTACGTCTGCACGCGGGGGAACGGACCGAGTGGGAGGTCCGCTCCCCCCTGCGAAAGGTCTATGTGTCCGCCGGCTGA
- a CDS encoding SDR family oxidoreductase: protein MKITGNTIPITGGTSGIGRGLAVRLHEEGNKVIVAGRREELLDEITAQRPGIDALVLDVADPDSIARARETAATSHPKLNVLVDNAGIMLRENLLDPADLSIAEDHVTVNLLGTIRVTYAFLPLLIGKDDAAVMNITSALAFVPLPITPTYNATEAALRSFSASLRVQLAGADAGVQVIEVAPPGVRTTLLGQQDSPNSMPLDEFLAETLGLLREQPDAKELVVERAEFVRYAEANGAYDQALAMLSGA from the coding sequence ATGAAGATCACCGGCAACACGATCCCGATCACCGGCGGCACCTCGGGCATCGGCCGCGGACTCGCCGTACGCCTGCACGAGGAGGGCAACAAGGTGATCGTCGCCGGTCGGCGCGAGGAACTCCTCGACGAGATCACGGCCCAGCGCCCGGGCATCGACGCGCTCGTTCTCGACGTCGCCGACCCCGACTCGATCGCCCGGGCCCGTGAGACCGCGGCGACGAGTCACCCGAAGCTGAACGTCCTGGTCGACAACGCCGGCATCATGCTGCGGGAGAACCTCCTCGACCCGGCCGACCTCTCGATCGCCGAGGACCACGTCACGGTCAACCTGCTCGGCACGATCCGGGTGACGTACGCCTTCCTGCCCCTCCTGATCGGCAAGGACGACGCGGCCGTCATGAACATCACGTCCGCGCTGGCCTTCGTCCCACTGCCGATCACCCCCACCTACAACGCGACCGAGGCAGCCCTGCGCTCCTTCTCCGCGAGCCTGCGCGTCCAGCTCGCCGGGGCCGACGCCGGCGTCCAGGTCATCGAGGTGGCTCCGCCCGGCGTGCGCACGACCCTGCTCGGCCAGCAGGACTCCCCGAACTCCATGCCGCTGGACGAGTTCCTTGCCGAGACCCTCGGCCTTCTGCGCGAGCAGCCGGACGCCAAGGAACTCGTCGTTGAGCGCGCCGAGTTCGTCCGTTACGCGGAGGCCAACGGCGCATACGACCAGGCCCTCGCCATGCTCAGCGGCGCCTGA
- a CDS encoding sensor histidine kinase, translated as MATAWWGSLLLPMLAVVLYDLAVDRRARIAVGCAVAALGANLLSYRATSLWTGQSYAATVVLPVLAVLVGLWLGSRRRLLLALAADVEHLSVEARLREEAARITERSRIAAEMHDVLAHRLSLIALHTGALATRSDTLPAPVAERLALLRTTSVEALTDLRDVLGVLRDPDAAPAGDTLTPMMREVEVLADEARAAGQHIDLTTDGRPEQAPTTHRLAVYRIVQEALTNARKHADGAAVTVRIGYGPPATLVEVTNPAGAPRTDTVGSGYGLIGLRERVTALGGHLDSGPAGAGAWRLTAGIPHPAGVQQNGTRT; from the coding sequence GTGGCCACGGCCTGGTGGGGATCGTTGCTGCTGCCCATGCTGGCGGTCGTCCTGTACGACCTGGCCGTGGACCGCCGGGCGCGGATCGCGGTGGGCTGTGCTGTCGCCGCGCTGGGTGCCAACCTGCTCAGCTACCGGGCCACCTCCCTGTGGACGGGCCAGTCCTACGCGGCCACGGTGGTCCTGCCGGTGCTGGCCGTGCTCGTCGGGCTGTGGCTGGGCAGCCGGCGCCGTCTGCTTCTGGCGCTGGCGGCCGACGTCGAGCACCTGAGCGTCGAGGCGCGGCTGCGCGAGGAGGCGGCCCGCATCACGGAACGGTCCCGAATCGCCGCCGAGATGCACGACGTCCTGGCCCACCGCCTGAGCCTGATCGCCCTGCACACCGGTGCCCTGGCCACCCGGAGCGACACACTGCCCGCACCGGTCGCCGAACGCCTCGCACTGCTGCGCACGACCTCCGTCGAGGCACTCACCGATCTGCGCGACGTTCTCGGCGTGCTGCGCGACCCCGACGCCGCGCCGGCCGGCGACACCCTCACACCGATGATGAGGGAAGTGGAGGTACTGGCCGACGAGGCGCGCGCCGCCGGCCAGCACATCGACCTGACCACCGACGGCCGTCCCGAACAGGCTCCCACCACCCACCGTCTGGCCGTGTACCGCATCGTCCAGGAAGCTCTGACCAATGCCCGCAAGCACGCCGACGGCGCTGCGGTGACCGTGCGCATCGGCTACGGGCCGCCCGCCACCCTCGTCGAGGTCACCAACCCCGCCGGCGCTCCCCGCACGGACACCGTCGGCAGCGGATACGGACTCATCGGCCTGCGCGAACGCGTCACCGCCCTCGGCGGGCACCTCGACTCCGGACCGGCCGGCGCGGGCGCCTGGCGGCTGACCGCAGGCATCCCCCACCCCGCCGGCGTCCAACAGAACGGCACCCGCACATGA
- a CDS encoding TetR/AcrR family transcriptional regulator, with translation MNPRAQRPDEPAAQPLRSDAERNRERIIAAARRVFARDGLHASMASVAREAGVGIATIFRRFPTKEELVAAVFADRMDAYADAVAVALDDPDPWHGFVGYIETACAMQAADYGFADVLTTTFPTAKAMEERRNEAYEGMVRLIGRAKATGRLREDFDPSDLVLIHMANAGVVNATGDAAPDAWRRVVALMIQSLEAPARGTLPPSPAHEALYRAMLRNAPAGVTAPEPGEGG, from the coding sequence ATGAACCCTCGCGCCCAGCGCCCAGACGAACCCGCCGCCCAGCCGCTGCGCAGCGACGCCGAGCGGAACCGGGAGCGGATCATCGCTGCCGCACGCCGGGTGTTCGCGCGGGACGGACTGCACGCCTCCATGGCCTCCGTGGCCCGCGAGGCGGGGGTGGGGATCGCCACGATCTTCCGGCGCTTCCCCACGAAGGAGGAACTGGTCGCCGCCGTGTTCGCCGACCGCATGGACGCCTACGCCGACGCGGTCGCCGTCGCGCTCGACGACCCCGACCCCTGGCACGGCTTCGTCGGCTACATCGAGACCGCCTGTGCGATGCAGGCAGCCGACTACGGTTTCGCCGACGTCCTGACCACGACCTTCCCCACCGCCAAGGCCATGGAAGAGCGCCGCAACGAGGCCTACGAGGGCATGGTGCGGCTCATCGGCAGGGCCAAGGCCACGGGCCGTCTCCGCGAGGACTTCGACCCCTCCGACCTGGTACTGATCCACATGGCCAACGCCGGCGTCGTCAACGCCACCGGCGACGCCGCCCCCGACGCCTGGCGCCGCGTCGTCGCCCTGATGATCCAGTCCCTGGAAGCGCCCGCCCGCGGCACCCTGCCCCCCTCGCCCGCGCACGAGGCCCTCTACAGGGCGATGCTCCGCAATGCCCCCGCCGGTGTCACCGCACCCGAACCGGGGGAGGGCGGCTGA
- a CDS encoding oxygenase MpaB family protein, with amino-acid sequence MTWQLHADPMMWIAGVRALYFQALHPRTVRGVTQNSDFGKEAWGRLMRTASFVGTTTYGTVDVAEKAGARVRKIHRMLSVVDPDTGERYGVDEPALLLWVHCAEIDSYLHVLRRSGYPITDAHADRYIREHLVSARLVGLDPDAVPADQDELRGYFEKVRPELAVGAEAREVDDFLRRPPTHPLLVPAREVLWRRMAQLAYASLPPYAHELYGRAAAEPATVTRQLRATGTLLRRVPARLRWQLPPKHVLRAMSRLGPGSRPAPYKLGG; translated from the coding sequence GTGACGTGGCAGCTCCATGCCGACCCCATGATGTGGATCGCCGGAGTCCGCGCGCTGTACTTCCAGGCGCTGCACCCACGCACCGTGCGCGGGGTCACGCAGAACTCCGACTTCGGGAAGGAAGCCTGGGGCCGGCTGATGCGCACCGCGAGCTTCGTCGGCACCACGACCTACGGGACCGTGGACGTGGCCGAGAAGGCGGGCGCCCGGGTCCGGAAGATCCACCGCATGCTGTCCGTCGTCGACCCGGACACCGGGGAGCGGTACGGCGTCGACGAACCCGCACTGCTGCTGTGGGTGCACTGCGCCGAGATCGACTCCTATCTGCATGTCCTGCGGCGCTCCGGATACCCGATCACCGACGCCCACGCCGACCGGTACATCCGCGAACACCTGGTCAGTGCCCGTCTGGTGGGCCTCGACCCCGACGCCGTACCGGCCGACCAGGACGAGTTGCGCGGGTACTTCGAGAAGGTCCGGCCCGAACTGGCCGTAGGAGCCGAGGCACGCGAAGTGGACGACTTCCTCCGCCGTCCGCCGACGCATCCGCTGCTCGTCCCGGCGCGTGAGGTGCTGTGGCGGCGCATGGCGCAGCTGGCGTACGCCTCCCTGCCGCCGTACGCCCACGAGTTGTACGGCAGAGCCGCAGCCGAACCGGCCACCGTCACGCGGCAGTTGCGTGCCACCGGTACCCTGCTGCGCCGCGTTCCCGCACGTCTTCGCTGGCAACTCCCGCCCAAACACGTACTGCGGGCCATGTCACGGCTCGGCCCCGGCTCGCGCCCCGCGCCGTACAAACTCGGAGGATAG